In a genomic window of Polypterus senegalus isolate Bchr_013 chromosome 13, ASM1683550v1, whole genome shotgun sequence:
- the LOC120542560 gene encoding ileal sodium/bile acid cotransporter-like → MSLIMDPDMNKTSVNATLITPSGEPNVILDIILYVLLIIVMFSLGCTADDRNLRLNFKRPCGLIIGLCCQFGIMPLSTFLLAFLSKFKPSHAVAIIIVGCCPGGMASNMASYWVDGDMDLSLCMTVTSVLLSVIMMPLNLYIYSIPWTHIGSITIPYKNLGFMLLLVLIPVCVGIFTRRLIAKKAEIIVKVGFIVGTLAMILFFGAAVIDGQMWNISASVICAGFLSPCIGYSLGFLFARLSRQSWTRCRTICLETGIQNTYMCAIFIELSFSGLIQQEMMSYILIYIFASYGVAFLVIKGYIIYSKCFKKHRSQLPVVNVEEVQSYNAHDPLREQSRPGMEE, encoded by the exons ATGTCATTAATTATGGACCCTGACATGAACAAAACCAGTGTTAACGCAACTCTCATTACCCCAAGTGGTGAACCCAATGTTATTCTTGATATAATACTTTACGTGTTGCTGATTATTGTGATGTTTTCTTTGGGATGCACAGCAGATGACAGGAATCTACGCCTCAATTTCAAGAGACCTTGTGGATTAATAATCGGATTGTGCTGTCAGTTTGGAATTATGCCTCTTTCTACTTTCCTACTTGCTTTTCTGTCGAAGTTCAAACCCAGTCATGCAGTGGCCATTATCATTGTAGGTTGTTGTCCTGGAGGTATGGCCTCAAATATGGCCTCATACTGGGTGGACGGTGACATGGATCTTAG CTTGTGCATGACAGTGACATCTGTGCTCCTCTCAGTTATAATGATGCCCTTGAACCTCTACATCTACTCAATTCCTTGGACTCATATTGGAAGCATCACCATTCCATATAAAAATCTGG GATTTATGCTGTTGTTGGTTTTGATTCCTGTTTGCGTTGGGATCTTCACAAGACGCCTCATTgctaaaaaagcagaaataattgtGAAG GTTGGCTTCATCGTGGGCACCTTGgcgatgattttattttttggtgctgCAGTGATTGATGGACAGATGTGGAACATAAGTGCATCGGTGATCTGTGCTGGGTTCTTGTCTCCTTGCATTGGCTACAGCCTTGGATTTCTTTTCGCAAGACTTTCACGGCAGTCTTGGACAAG ATGTCGGACCATCTGCTTGGAAACGGGCATACAGAACACCTACATGTGCGCTATCTTTATTGAATTATCCTTCTCTGGCCTGATTCAGCAAGAAATGATGTCTTACATCCTGATTTACATCTTTGCCTCTTATGGAGTTGCCTTCCTAGTAATAAAGG GTTACATCATTTatagcaaatgcttcaaaaagcaCAGAAGCCAACTCCCAGTTGTCAACGTGGAAGAAGTACAGAGTTACAATGCTCACGATCCTTTAAGAGAACAATCCAGGCCTGGTATGGAGGAGTAG